The following coding sequences lie in one Corynebacterium anserum genomic window:
- a CDS encoding DIP1281 family NlpC/P60 protein → MFQRAASRRLQTVNIARSSRALLACAVSAGMTFQVATHPAKAEETVTAESYLADLVNQLSEAKGAVSRMELEMGGLREQANKARVDLAKAQDAAQKAQNQVVDARDRLSLSDDAVAKAQKELDQLARSTYNAGGDGSPINLAAGADAVSDTLDRSTMIRLAAQRQENTVDRLDLARTQTANEESSLRANRSAANDAVSAAVKAHQDANKALATAMEQLKEKSAKLAELIKQQKTAQRKLDAARKAVNNVSKANPGASSWDKRRAAESAADKAEDSQAQDSAVDTQQSPAPGVSVADKTATSVPTDAASKTTGKQSTTAGTKDSTLTPAEQESPATGNAEAHKPDASNPLGTAPDVDTDFAADTSGDRERQLAINGLINAGNDAVMTGFSSYNEHGNQKRALKDAVAAGRDSAGREYDNAQAQLHPSAGASQNPTQGTDTGTSGTEAASGATSGAGASGGTKDGTATDSATTGTTGTTSGNNTTAGTNPVQDALDKTETGTAQGSASEQIEAVIARAMSQQGVPYAWGGGNYHGPTLGIRDYGVADAHGDYAKVGFDCSGLMMYAFYAVGIQLDHYSGSQYNAGRQVPASEMKRGDMLFWGANGSQHVALYLGNGKMLEAPQSGSYVQVSDVRWGGMAPYAVRMIE, encoded by the coding sequence GTGTTCCAACGTGCCGCAAGCCGTCGACTGCAGACGGTCAACATTGCTCGGTCGTCCCGTGCCCTGCTGGCCTGCGCAGTATCAGCAGGCATGACTTTCCAGGTCGCAACGCACCCTGCCAAAGCAGAAGAGACGGTAACTGCCGAAAGCTACCTGGCAGATCTGGTCAACCAGTTGTCGGAAGCTAAGGGCGCCGTTTCCCGCATGGAACTAGAAATGGGCGGGCTGAGGGAACAAGCCAATAAAGCTCGCGTCGACCTAGCCAAAGCCCAAGATGCAGCACAAAAAGCGCAGAACCAAGTAGTGGACGCACGGGATCGTCTTTCTTTGTCCGATGACGCCGTTGCCAAAGCTCAAAAAGAGTTGGATCAACTTGCGCGTTCTACTTACAACGCCGGCGGTGACGGTTCCCCCATAAATCTCGCTGCCGGTGCTGATGCCGTGAGCGACACGTTGGATCGTTCCACCATGATTCGGCTTGCGGCCCAACGTCAGGAAAACACAGTCGATCGGCTGGATTTAGCCCGCACTCAGACTGCAAATGAAGAGTCCTCTCTGCGCGCTAACCGCAGCGCTGCAAACGATGCCGTATCTGCCGCGGTTAAGGCTCATCAAGATGCCAACAAGGCACTGGCTACAGCCATGGAGCAGCTCAAAGAGAAATCTGCTAAGTTAGCAGAGCTCATTAAGCAGCAGAAAACCGCTCAGCGCAAGCTCGATGCCGCACGTAAAGCAGTAAACAATGTGTCTAAGGCTAATCCTGGAGCATCCTCTTGGGATAAGCGGCGAGCAGCGGAATCTGCAGCGGACAAGGCTGAAGATTCCCAAGCACAGGATTCTGCAGTAGACACGCAACAATCTCCAGCGCCTGGAGTCTCCGTCGCTGACAAAACCGCAACGTCCGTCCCTACGGATGCAGCCTCAAAGACCACAGGCAAGCAATCGACTACCGCTGGGACAAAAGACAGCACCCTCACACCTGCCGAACAAGAATCTCCTGCTACCGGCAACGCCGAGGCACACAAACCTGATGCGTCCAACCCCCTAGGGACAGCACCGGACGTCGATACGGATTTTGCCGCCGATACGTCTGGAGACCGTGAGCGTCAGCTTGCAATTAATGGTCTAATTAACGCCGGAAATGACGCCGTGATGACTGGATTCAGCAGCTACAACGAGCACGGCAATCAAAAACGCGCGCTAAAGGACGCAGTAGCAGCAGGTCGAGACTCAGCAGGTCGCGAATATGACAATGCTCAAGCTCAACTTCACCCATCAGCGGGCGCCTCTCAGAACCCAACGCAGGGGACGGACACTGGCACTTCCGGCACAGAAGCGGCGAGCGGTGCGACCTCAGGGGCTGGAGCCTCTGGGGGAACCAAGGATGGTACAGCAACCGACTCAGCTACGACAGGAACGACGGGCACTACATCCGGAAATAACACCACCGCCGGCACCAATCCGGTACAGGATGCACTTGATAAGACAGAAACTGGGACTGCCCAGGGCTCCGCATCCGAACAAATTGAAGCGGTAATTGCTCGCGCCATGTCTCAACAGGGCGTGCCTTATGCCTGGGGCGGAGGTAACTATCACGGCCCTACTTTAGGTATCCGCGATTATGGTGTAGCCGATGCGCATGGCGACTATGCCAAGGTAGGATTCGACTGCTCCGGACTGATGATGTACGCCTTCTACGCGGTTGGCATCCAGCTTGATCACTACTCTGGCTCGCAATACAACGCAGGTCGTCAAGTGCCTGCTTCCGAAATGAAACGCGGCGATATGCTCTTTTGGGGTGCTAATGGCTCCCAACATGTGGCTCTCTATTTGGGCAATGGCAAGATGCTTGAGGCTCCGCAATCTGGAAGCTACGTACAGGTAAGTGACGTGCGCTGGGGTGGAATGGCTCCCTATGCGGTGCGTATGATTGAGTGA